The region TCGTAGATGGGCTTTTCCAGGTAGCCGTCGGCGCCCGAGGCCTGGAGCAGGCGTTCGCGGTCCCCGGTCATGGCGTGGGCGGTGGCGATCAGGATGGGAAGCTTGGGCAGGCGCTGCTTGAGCATCTGGGCCAGCCGCACCCCGTCGATGAGCTCCCCCTGGAAGCGGCTGGCGCTCAGGGAGATGTCGAGGATGGCCAGGTCGATAGCGCGGCTGTCCACTTCACGCAGGATCTCGTCCACGTTTTCGGTGACGATGCAGGTGAAGCCCCCGGCGCGTTCCAGCGCCATCTTGTAGAACTTGGCCACCAGCAGGTTGTCCTCCACGATGAGGACGCGGCGCGCGCTCACCGCTTGCCCGCCGTCTCCGCCGGCACCGCCGCCCGCGCCACCGGCAGCGTGAACCACACCTTGGTGCCGCGGCCTTCACCCTCGCTCTCCAGGCCGATGCGTCCGCCCATCATCTCCACCAGGCGCCGCGAGATGGCCAGTCCCAGCCCGGTTCCGCCCAGGCGCCGCGAATGCGCCGGATCGGCCTGCACGAACTTCTGGAAGACCACTTCCTGCTTATCCCTGGGGATGCCGATGCCCGTGTCCTGCACCTCGATGCGCA is a window of Terriglobales bacterium DNA encoding:
- a CDS encoding response regulator, with amino-acid sequence MSARRVLIVEDNLLVAKFYKMALERAGGFTCIVTENVDEILREVDSRAIDLAILDISLSASRFQGELIDGVRLAQMLKQRLPKLPILIATAHAMTGDRERLLQASGADGYLEKPIYDAQLLVDKVRELLK